Within the Scleropages formosus chromosome 8, fSclFor1.1, whole genome shotgun sequence genome, the region CTGACTGGCTGCTGTGAGAGCAACAAACCCTTACCTTGAACCCCGGACTTGTCCGAGTTCCTGTAGGAGAGAGGGTAGTCATAGATGTCTTCAGCCAACGCTCTGTCCGCCGCGTCAACGTTACTGCTGTTGGCTGCGGATAAGCAAAGCTCCAAAATTGAATAAAAACTGTTTCATCCCATTTTACTTTCCAAACAGATTAAAttacaaaggggaaaaaaaaaacgctgacaagcggtttagaaaatgtgtatatgtgtgtgtgtgtgtgtgtgtgtggtataaagCAGAATATAAGTGTAGCAGAGAGCCTATTCAGACATGGCTCCTGGATTTAGCAGATAAAGTTCTGAGATGTTTCATACTGCTACAGTGATTCTTAGAATAGAAATTGTGTACTTTAaagaaaattctagaaaaacacacacctctcctAGGTGGTGGAACAGCATAATAGTCCTCTTCTCCCTCTTCATCTACTGGCTCCTCTGTCCTCTCTGTAAACAATGTCCTTACACCATTAGTGCGGTACTCCACACAAAGTTCCAGTCAAACTGGAAGTTCCAACCATCATGCCACGAACCTTGGAATTTGTGACTAACACGGCCTATGTAACGACATAAATGCTGTTTTGATTCCAACAGAGATCTAATAAGGTGGCTGAATTATAGACGGCTAAACAGACGCCTCCTGTGCTGTATGTCCGGGCATGAATTCAAATCTGGTTCGGTCTGCgtgaagtttgcgtgttctcgcGCACGTTTGCAGGAGCGTCctccaggagctctggtttcctcacacgcTGTAAAGACGTGTTTTGGGTGAATCTGAGATTCCAAATTGCCCGTAGCGTGCGTGAGTGAACAAGTGTCTGCGATTGCTCGTCCTGTCCAGAATGTACCGTGCCTCACGCACTATggctccaggataggctccagactaccaCACCCTGAattaggacaagcagctacTGATAAGCGAAGGATGgttacatgttttaaaatgattggTAAGAATTACGTATTCCAGTAGGTATCAGTGAAAATGGTTGTGGAATCAGTTCCTTGTTCTGAATGTACCcatcatttaaataatgaatcaCTCCTTTACTTCACAACGGGCACAATGTTCTTACCCTTTCTAAGTTCTAGTGTTTCGTAAAGGTCGTCCTCCTTGGCAACATCCATTTCCTCCCAGTGCTGCTTCAAGGACCTCCAGTTAACGTAATCATCAGTAGGTTCTGAAATTCCTAGCAAGGCAGAATAGTCAATGCGTTCACTTCGAAACAGCTCCTCGGTTGGATACAGAGTATGAAAATCAGCTTTTATTATGTTTCAAAAAGTGGGTCTTTGGGGTGCTTTGAAAATATCTCGAGTTAAAATGAGGTGACAAGGCtgatttacacatatttataagTGAATAGACCAAAAAATAACGAAGGCGAAAAAAGGTTTCCTTAACGTCCGAGGTGATGAAGGGAAGGTTTCGCTGGCTTCGTTCACGGTTTACCAGAGTTACGGGTCTCGATCTCTTCGAATCCTGGTGAATCCCACTGGCCAAAGGAAGTGGAAATGCCGACGCCATTCAGCACCCCTTTTCCGCTGTCGGAATCACTGCTGCCCAGCGAGataccctcctcctcctccagcttcttctcTCCTGGCCCCCGCCTGGAAAACGTTTCACTCATCAGGGTGATAACAAGGGAGCGTGACAGAATGTGGAATCCTATCTGCTGACCAAGGTATCTATAGGAATTTTACCCAAAGCGACTTGAAAGGTTTGCGGTTATCACGTATAGCGTGGCCGGATATGAAACTACGCTGCTTTGCTCAGAAAAGCCCTTCCTGGAAATCGAACAAGCAACTTTAAGCACTACTctccctgctgtactgtatGGAGAAACGTAAAAGGGAATAAGGCAAGACGTACCAGACGGAGGTTGGGTCCGCACACGTCGGACCAGATGTCCCTATGGCCTTCCACAGACTTGCCACCCAAGACTGCCGGAGGTGTTCGGATTCCGCAGCCTGGTTCCGGCAGACGGGACGCAGCGATGGGAAGGGATATGCAGTTAACGCGAGCTGCGTCGGGTCGGAAGCAGTAAAGAGGGGCTTTCCACACAGCAGCCACGAACAGAAGTATTCTTCAACAAGTATACAAGCGAGTACAATCGGCCCGCACTCCACATGGGAGACGCCTTTCCCAATTCCCTTTTTCACAACAAACGGCACTCTGTGCTCTCGGTTTCATCGCGCAACCGAGGCCGTTCGGCGTCGTCTGGGAAAGTCTCCTCTGCGCCGTATCACATCCTCAAAGCCTAGCTTTGCCAAAGTGGCTGGCAGAGGGGTTGTGGGTAAAAAGCAATGAACTCACCAGCAGTTTCTTCTTGCCATTTTTCATGTTGATCTCAAACACATAGCGCTTGCCCTCAGCTCGATTTACCTTGCGCACAGACTCCACCTGCACCGTGAAGCATTTATTACATAGCTGCATTTACCATATTCATGGTTTACCTTTCGTTTATATTAAGATTCTTGGGATGTCCCTGTAAAAACGATTTACACTTTCTCATCGCAGTATGTCTTGTATTGTAGATACATATAGTTTTGTTTGAATTAcaaacagaatatttaaatactCACTCACTACTGTTAACCGGTTGTCCAAGTCAGAGttgcagtggtccggagcctatcccggaagtaTAGGGCGCAAGACTAGACGCGGTACAACCCaaacgggatgccggtccattgcAGTTTAAGTAAATTGGTCAAGTCATGTCAGTTTTACAGTACTGAGAGTTAATTTGAATGATGGATTAATCTGCTCCAAGTACTTCTTTTGACAGATACAACATTAGAGTAACCATGTATAAAACTCACCATGCATAAGTAATACTGTCCTCTAAGATTTATCTGCAAAAGCAAACAGACAAGAGCAGTTCCAATGAGCAGGACACAAATGGTGCAGCGTTAAGCAAAATAAAGAAGGAATCTTAACCAAATGTACACAGAAATACATATACGCCACTTGGATACTTGCAGTGCCacagcagtgcattctgggGGGAGCAGTTCAGATCCAGAATAACTTACAGCACGTCCGTCTTTCTTTGAGTAGAAGAACAATGTCGTGCTTTCCAGCCGGAACCAATATGTTACCCACTTCATCTTCTGAAAAAGTGGGTAAGATTTGCTTTTCAAACAGTTTTTAACCACACCGTCATTGTGTTGTTCAGAAGTATAGTCAATGTAGAAGATGACTGAGAAATTCAGTTTGGTAACTCCAATGAGGAGTGCAACGAGGGCAAAAACGCAGTCTGTGGACAGCCGAACAGCGCAGGCACTGTGGAACAAAGAGGCCCACCTCTCCACTTTCATTTCATCAATTTGCTTTAAACACTGAGATTTCATAACAATGTTACACCATTTCATAAACCATGCAGCCATTTAAACCTGAGGTCAGGAGAAACACTTCGGAATTTTTCAAGTTTTGCCATCGCTGGCCTGTAAATTGTTCATCACTTTCTCTGCCAATGAGTTCCACAAGACAAAACTTACCATTTTgtctctcctcttcctcaggtAGCCTTCAAACAACAGCTCTTGTTCCGCCATAGACTTTTTGATGTCGTCTCACTCAACCCCAGGGTTGTACTGCAGGTTCGTTTTAGTGATCACCTTTTCTAGACACAACTTCCCcttttcagtggtaaaatgacCGAATTAACTTGGTACGAGATTGCGCAGTTAGATTCCCATTTCTCCGTTCTATGACGTCACCACAACGTTGTTTCAGATCTTTATTATTGCACAGGTAGCCGAACAACACTTACTGTATGTGACCCGAGTAATTTTTCCATTGAATTTTCGGTATTTTTCCACAgacaattttctttctttggaaaacatgcagaaaaattGACACAACAAGACTCACTGACACTGGATGGCTGATGAAGTGATGCCCAGAACATGTCATTACAAACAGTATTAGAATCTCTCATCTTTTCAGAACTCTGGTACAGTTGAAAGAAGGCATGGCTGAGGAAAACCTAGTCaaattccccttttttttttttttttttttttttaaacttctgagAATTTCTGAAATGAATCCTCAATCAAAAACAAACCCttagttaaaaaaatacacacaggacACTGCTACTGCACACAGTTATTTATTATAATGGCAGAAAAGTCCAAAATGGTTAGGAAGCTACACGCAAATCCCTGAATGAGTGGCACTGGTAGCAACAGTTTCTCACGGCATAAAATGCTCGTTCCGAGAGCAGATGGGAAAATTtatggaggggggggaaaaaaaaaaaaaaaaaaaaaaaccaacaacaaaaCATAAAGCATGCACAAAGTATTACCAATGTAATAACTGTCCAACATTTAAAAGCCCCTCAGGTCAAATTAAGAGGACATTGTTGCAGGACCTCAGAAACAGGATGGGAGAAAAGGGCAAGATGACAGGAAAAGGTAAATCATACAGTGAAAATTCAAACCACCTTGCTCAGTATTAGGGATAATGAAAAGTGGCAAATTAAGGAACTGTACAATAATCTTCTCTGTTGGACAAAAGACCTCAAATTTGGAGCAAAGGCCAGAAAATCCCAAGTTACATTTttgaagacaaataaataatggcatTGTTAAATGAGAAACCCCTAAAATGTTTCCACTTCAAACAATGTGGTCGACAGTTAAgagaaaaaaggacaaaacGGAACACACCTGATGTGTGACTAACACATGAGCACCATAGCTTCTGTGCCATCTCCCACTGGAGCTTCTGTCTGACCTTTCACTATACCTGTCTTTTTCACCTTTATAGACCATCCAAATAAGCTGCCAATATATACAGACATTTATATAGAATCCAGTGTTGTTACTCTCATGGCTGTTGACTGTTCTGCCTGTTTGGACTGGTGAATAATGTGTCGAGAGAGAACACTCAACTGAGAACAACCTGCAGAGGAACAGTCAGACTGGAACATGGTCGACGTCCGAAAGAAAATTCATTAACAACCGTATTAGAAACCACAGCTGTGGGTCAAATCTTTCCctcatatatagatatacatatataggtATAggtttcaatttatttatagaaaatattATCCAAGTTCCCCCGAGACCACCGGATTATGGGAGAGGGCAGTTCTCTAGCTGGTTCCATCTGGTCATCGCTGCTTCAGGAGGGCCTTGTACACTGCAAAACCGAACACAGCGAACACGGTGGCTCCCACGCTGGCTCTCAGCCAGAATGTGGAGTTCTTGAGATCAGTCTGGGTCACGTGTCTGCGGAGGACAGGACATGGGTCAGACAAGTGGCCACAACATGACACACAGAACAACAGTCCCTGGGGTGGCTCTCCAGGTAACCAGACAGTAGACACAGGTGACAACCTGTACCTCGACTTAGTGCAACAACATCGCATCCTGCTCTACCCAGGACACATCAGTCTACATCTACTTGACCTAATGGAGGTCGAACAAAGAGTGTTTAACATGCCAGTCCAGTTAGCAGCCAGATAGGCAGCTGCGGCTTCCCCACAGATACTTtataaacagcagcaaacagAACACATATCACAGGAAGAAAGGTTCCGCTTAATGACGACAGGACATTCTTCTTTAGAAAGCTCTAACCaagagtaacacacacatcaAAGCAGACAATTGATTAATACAGGAAACATCTATTCTTCTAATTAGTGATAAATGCCAAAAATCTGATTAGCAAACTACATGACTACCACTACTACAAGTACTGTGATTTTGCTTCATAAATCCCTTCTCTCTACTATTAATCTACTGAGTCAGTTGCTTCTGAGGATCAGTTAGTAGATTCATCAGATTGGGGTACAGGTGGTGACAGCTTGTTCACATGCCATCAGTAGGGAGAGTTTTAATGATGTCACGCAAACTTACACAGTGCTGGAGGGGGCCCTGTAAATACAACTACAAAGGATGACACAGGTGGACAAGGTTAACGGGAGACAAGCAGAACGCagcatgcaaaacatctgaataCCAGCTGTTACTTCCAGCTTTGCAGCATCCATGAAAATGCAAGAATCAACCTCCAAAACCCACAGAAAAAGTTTAAACTAAGTCATTTAAAAGATTATCCATAATATAAAAACTCATGCACAAAGTGCATAACACCAAGTGAATTTGTAGAGACACATAAACCTACCAGAAGgacaaactaaacaaaaaaataggTACCACTCAAattgattaaaacattttttcatagtTTGTGTCAGGTGTTCCTGAAGCTGataatcaataacaagatgaataACATTTGATTAATTGGTTTACAACCAGAATTTAACAGAAggtcctttttcttttcattcatttaaaattcacttttaataaacattgaatttaacaaaaacattaaaatgtttttttctgtatgacACCAGAGCCTTTAACAGAACAAGGAACCTGTAAATACACCAAGGGATATCTATACTGCACTTTTCCTTATCATGTAAATAATGACAAGTGGCCACAGAACGATGAATACTGGATATGCTTATGTGATGAATGGGCAGTAGTTTGTTCAGATGatgctttttatattttaatattgcagaGTTCAATTAATTATAGCTTATCTAAAACTTCTGCAGATACTTACAAGGTTATAATTCCAGGAGTATGTGTATCATGTAGCTTTTACTGATGAATTAGTGTTAAAAGTAAATTTGGATATACAACCAGACTTGTGTTCATCAGTTGAGGACCCAATGTATACTGTAGCTTTTACAAgaaagagtggggggggggggggggggtgactacAAGATGGCAAACATGGCTTGCAGAGGAAACTAGAATAGATCGTGAATGTTTAAGGAACGGACGGCTAACAGACCATACGCTGCCTTGGTGGTTCGCTCACCCATCCCCCGCCCCAGCTCTTCAGGGCTCGTGATTACCTGGGCGCGTAGGAATCCACAGATGACTCCATGTAGATGGATTCCTCTACATGGCTGACGTCGTGCACCTGCTGGATCAGACTGGCATCCTCGGCAGCCAGCAGAAAGGCACCCAGCTCATCCATGTAGGGCCTCAACCTtccgcacgcgcacacacaggcgTACACAGGAGGCGGTTCAGCAACCACACCTGCCAGATCCACACGACCCCATCCCAGCATGCAACTCACCACTCCACAAGCCCAACTTGACAGAGTCCCTCTGTAGACCTACTCAGGAGCTCATCTTAGCTCTGGAGGCTTCAGCCAAAGATCATTGTTAtgatcacaatcaataaaatcatCTACATGATCACTACTGCAGCGTTTAGAAGTGATGTGggtttaaaaatgaactgattcACTATGTCTagttatatataataaaacaatctATATCCATAATGAAACACCTTAACCAAAGAATTTGGTCTCACAATCAGTCTCATAGACATTGTGGACTGATGTGAATATAAACTGAAACAAggttttggaaaacaaaaaaaagcacccAGATATAGAAGCTGCGTCCATGGTTATAGTCTGCGAGTGTGCATAGAGTGCGAGTCCTCCGCTTAACACATGCTCTTTAAGCCCCCAAATGCTAAACCAAACACAAACTCCAGAATTAGCATTCAGCACATCTCAGTGACAGTGTTAATAGCCACCATGCCTTGGTTTCTTGCTCCGAAATAGCCAGATGCTGTCATCCTGATGCTGTGAGGCACTACAGTCAGAGAGATACCCGGTCCATCCAACCACAAAAGGTCTCAGTTCTGTTTGTGCAGGACCACCGAAAGTACAATCTTGCACATATGACAAGTATCAAGTATGCCAGAACCTATTGTGCTACAAGGATTCTTTTGCTCTGTAATTCTGTAACTATTTTTGTAATTAAGCAATTTGAACTAACTAGGAGTCATTTGGAATTTGGTTAAACTGATGACACGAGTTCCTCAGCAGTATATCCCCAGACCAAATTTCTCACACGAGACACCAAAGGTCCCAAATTTGGCCCTCTCCCCACCGCACACATTAATGGAAATAGCTGCCGCATGCCCACCCTGTAGACGGTCACAGAAACATGACCAGGATATCTACAAATTAAACTAAATGCTTTAAATAACAGTACGGGTAGTTTTCGCCAACTCAAAAATGACTTCCCCTGTAGAAAATCCGATACGtggcatttaatttaaaactatCTACTGGGTATATAAAGAAGAAATTTACTGGTTCATACATATTTAATTCCTTCATCAAGTATACATATCCGTCCCTccctcgcgcacacacacaaacacacgacACTCTTACACTCCTGTTCTACTGAAATACTGCTTCCATAAGGTGACAGTGCAATTCAACCCAGGAACAAAACAAGACTAAGGCAGAGGATTAAGGGAAGCTCCTTGACCAACATGTACGCATATAAAGGAAGGGTTACAACTGCAGAACAGCAGACAATATGAGGGCAGTGTTAATGAGATGCACAGGAGAGTAACATGACAAATGACCCTGCTCATTAAGAGGCAAACGCATGCAGCAGTAACAGAACACAAGCCAgccaaatgaaagaaaatgaacaccTAGGAAGATGGGGAGAAACAATAACACAACATACTAAATAAACACTGCTTATCTGTCACTCAACAAAACCACATTTTTCCATCAAAGCTTTACAGAGCATAGAGTTCAGTAACATGCAGTTAAACCAAAGAGTAGACTGTGACATGGCAAATACACTGTGCCAAAACACTTGGGAAAAAGCCCAGAATGTAAACCAATAAGGTAAAAAATCTGGATGTCCCCCCTTGACAAATTGAGACGATGCTGCTGCCCATGTGACGTGATGCATTCCGCTTGCGGGTTAGAACAGAGCATGTGAGGAATGCTTAAAGGCCAAGTAAATGGGAAAAGATCACATATTTACAACACAGGCATCTTCAAGGCACACATGTCACATAGCAGAACTCGATAAAGTAACTTACTAACTTTACCCCAGCCCAGCCAAATATTTAGCATCGGGAGAGAAGACTGAAATGGACGCGTATGGCATAAACACGGCAGTCAACGCATGTTACAAGTTGTATACCCAGATGAGACGGAgctaaaatataaagaaaaaaattgataaatgtGTTAAATCAGAATATTTAAGAGGACCTGCTTTAAATGCTCAATAGATATGCATCTCATGTGTCACGAGCAATTTGTATGTCCAATTATTTCTATATCCATAATACTTGTGTATTATGCGCTGGCAAAACTGTTGGTATAAAACAAATTGACAAATTCAAGTATCGTGTGTCTGTATCAAAAGCTCTTTGTTGCGAAATGTAATTTTGTCTACTCATATCACTTGGGATGAAAGCATGTACTAAATCAAATGTAAACTGGTCATAGTAAAAGCTCATATATAACGAAAGCATAAGTCTTAAAGTTCGGAGAACAGTTGCGCTAAGTCCAAATAGATAAATTTAGAAActtataaatttacaaaaacatccACAGCAGACACATGTACACCAGTGTAACCAGAAAACTGGGGTTGACAGAAACCTACAAGTGAAGGGTGGATTGACAGGGTTGCTCAGAAGCCCCTGGCCTGCTCTGTACCCCATTTGACTTAGGAATTTAAATGGGACCAAGAAGGATTCATTACTTAAAAGTTGATAAGTTGGGAATTGTACATTACTGAGAAAATATTTCCACATATAGCAGTACCCTAAATGTGGGCACACTGGCACAGGGCACAACTATCAGTTGGCTTGTTACGATTTTaagaactgtggtccaatccTTTGGACAGGTGGATAATAAGTGGAAGACATGCTCACAAACTCTGAAGCAAAACATCCTACACttaattcagtgtaaaattcTGACAGATTATCAATAAATTGGAGCGTCTGCATGTTGCCTGGTGGATATGCTATGCAAAGCTGACAGGTTACAGATGTCACGGAGAGCAGCGAGTCAGCAGAAGTTGTTAAAGAAGTGAGGGTTAAAAACACTCCAAGATCAGCGGGATTCTACAGGACAAAGAGGCAACGGACCTGAGAAGGGCAGTGTAGAGTTTGGCCTTTACAGACCGCAGCAGCTCTGAGTTGAGGAGGTTCTGACAGATGCAAAAGGTGCACCTGTTGCAGGCGCACATGCAGTGTAACCGGGCATGgctgcagagaaacacacacaagcaagtCAGAGCTACATCGCGCATGAAACCAGCGCCGTTCACAGCTCAGTGGTGCCCCCTTGCAGAGCAGCACTTCTTATTGGCAAAAAAGGCTTGGTGGTGAGCAAGGAAAGGCGGGAGGTCAAAcacatggagggaaaaaatataaaccCTCAAGCTTGATGTTGccagaaaatgaaacataaatgcCAACTGATAATCCATTTATGCACCGTTTGAAAAAACTCAAAGCTATGGCAATTCTAGATGTGATCTGACTGAATAAAGTGCTCAGGAAGGCTGGCTCAGTCCTGGGATTGAGACTGGACTCTCCAGAGGAAACGGTACACAGAACAACTCGAAACAAAGTGCTCTTCATCACATGAACTGGCTTTCACCCTCCGCACACTTTCCTGGCTGAACAGAAGAGCATTTTCTGCCACAGGCTGGGTCAGCGGCGATGTTCTAAAGAGCGCCACCTGAGGTCATTCCTGCCAACAGTCATCAGGTTCCATCACAGTCCTCAGGCTGTCAGGGTGGAGCAAAAGACTTACTGTCCATGTGGTACTGAGGTCTGTACTACTTTTATACTTGACTAAGCATGATATCTGTTCCAGTTTTATGCCAGAATCCTATGTTTACTTTTGGTGTATGTATGTGCTACTGCAGCCTCATGCAATTTCTCAGGATCAAGTTATTATCTATCAACTTAGCTACATACCTAACAACACTGCACCACTGCCatcttttaataaatataaaccagTATGGTTAATTTGAGATCTATTGAAGAccaataaatgtgatttttctcctTCACAGACTTCAATACACTGTTGTCTGGTACTGAACACCATGCTTGCAGGGGAGAGGGAATCACTCCACACTTAGGAAAACACAGAAGGAACAGTAACATCTGAATGCACTCCttacaaaatgtatgaaaacctTATTTCGCTGTCACCTGTCTACACAAATATGCTTTGGGTACATACAAACACGCATTTAAGAAATCCCTTCTTTCACCTGCAGGAATTTAAGACATTAAATCCCTGTTCATGGCAACTGTGTTACTCTTGGCAACTGCAGGTGTGATGCTGAACACAAACCGCAGTTTTTGCAACTAATCAAGGAATCCCAAAGACGAAGTACCATGGCCATTTCAGCAGAGCACAGCTGTATGAAGTGAGTCATTCAGAGAACAACAAACATACCGTGGACAGACAGCCTAAGACACACCTTCAGGACAGAGGCCCGGGAGAGTGACAGGGCAACAATACAATCACAGGAGGATAGGGCGGGCATATGAGACGAGATGGCAGGGAATGCCTGGGTTCGGGTGCGCATACTCACGGATACATGGCCATGGTGGTGAGCTTGGTGTAGATGTCACGGCTGGGAGCATCCGCTGTGTTGCAAGTGAAGAGTTGCGGCGCGTGCAGCTTGTGCTTCCTGCAGAAGTCCAGTGGAGAGAGGCTGTACTGCTGCCTCACTTCCGGAAGATCTGCCTTGGCACCAACCACAAGGCATGGTGTCCTGCTGTCCAAGAAGTACTGCTGCAATATGTACCATTACATGTGATTATCAGCAAGTGCTTAGTGAAGATGATAAAGGATTCACAGACCTTATAGCATATCATAAGTGCTGAGCCACAGTCACATTaagtctacatttattcatttatgagatGCTGTTCTCTGAGGCAATTTACAACTCAGTGTAAACAAAACTGTATTAAAGGAGCTTTctacacacaggctgaaccGACCTTGTAGACCCGGGCACAGTACTCAAAGGAGCGGGGATTGCTGATGTCGTAAACCAAACAGACTGCATCGCAGGAGAGATCACCCTCTGAGAGGAAATCTGGGTCTGGGAGGACCTCGTGAAGCTGAGACACAGTAAACATGAGTGAACGTGGGTCACAGCTTGCAAGTTTCCCTAGATCAATGTCAGTCAACAGTACAAGTGATAGAAGCTGCAAGCCACCATGTTGGCGATGGAGGAAAAGGGAATGGCTTTctacaaaggaagaaaaacacacatacacacacactcaactcatggagggggggggggggaagcaatTCTGTTAACAAAAATCACACACCCCAtcaaaaaaatgcagtacatTGTGGAAAGTTGTGTTGAGTCAACTCACAAGTAAATACTTCTCTTGTCCATAGACATAAGTAGTGCTGATGGCGTAGTATGATTTATGGTCTTCTCTTATGTTCTTCTGGCGCTGAGgggttttaaaaaagagaaaggcaTCCGCAGCGGAACAACGCCCAACTTTAGAGTCAGTCAGAGATGGGCATTCTTTTTAATCCTCAGATTATTAACAATCCAAATTTGTGACCACATTCTCACAATAAATCCTCAAAAACAGTAGAGAGTCACTTGTTTTGTCAATTCCCTTCAACCCCTCGGTTTTCTTCCCAGCATATTACTCACCGTGATGTTCCGGCCCAGGAAGCCCTGCAGAAAGCCACTCTTGCCACTACCCTTGGCTCCAAAGACACTGCAGCGGAACACGCTGCGTTGAGTCTGCTTCTTCTGCAGGTCGATCCTCTTGTTACGTGTCACTGGGGTGaaaatggggaggggggattGTAAGGACAGGCACATGGATGAACATATGTGTattcatgcacacacaaatgcagTGCAACATCACAAGACTGAAGTTATGGTAAGGCCACCTCACCTGTGATGGCAGCAGCCTGAGACTCCTGCTCAGCGATGATCGAGTAACCCAAGTAGCCCAGATACTCCAAGCAGCGTTGCACATCCAGGTAGGTCGTTAACCTGGTGGAGGAAGAAGTCAGATCCCAAATCACAGTTTAGGAAAATCACTTCATCGGTTTGTGTAGTAAAGCACCAAGACTAAACCAGTAAACAGCTAAGGTGAGAGAGCTGCGCAGTATCCCACACCGCATCTGTACTCACGTCCACTGGGACAGGTAGCCTTGGTAGGTGATCCAGCCCTGCTCGTTGGTGCACACTGTGTTGTTAACATCTGGGCCCCAGGGCATGTAGGGAAACACGCGGAACAAGTCTTTCAGCTCCTCCGGGGAGAGGGCACAGTCACGGTCCTGAAAAGGAATTACAACTGTCCATTTCTTCACTGCAATAAAACTAAATCAACTGATCTAAACTGATTAGTGAAGCACAAATTTTCACCGAAAG harbors:
- the LOC108937155 gene encoding uncharacterized protein LOC108937155, which translates into the protein MAEQELLFEGYLRKRRDKMKMKWVTYWFRLESTTLFFYSKKDGRAINLRGQYYLCMVESVRKVNRAEGKRYVFEINMKNGKKKLLAAESEHLRQSWVASLWKAIGTSGPTCADPTSVWRGPGEKKLEEEEGISLGSSDSDSGKGVLNGVGISTSFGQWDSPGFEEIETRNSGISEPTDDYVNWRSLKQHWEEMDVAKEDDLYETLELRKERTEEPVDEEGEEDYYAVPPPRRANSSNVDAADRALAEDIYDYPLSYRNSDKSGVQEYRECTESIYDVPQSLLKKFSEQTIEVQSDSQSSAHSDALAYDGMWRLRRDSLVSWAAEVKEG
- the rhot1a gene encoding mitochondrial Rho GTPase 1-A isoform X3, translating into MRKDVRILLVGEPKVGKTSLIMSLVGEEFPEEVPLRAEEITIPADVTPERVPTHIVDYSEAEQTDEQLFQEISKANVICIVYAVNNKKSIEKVTSHWIPLISERIDKDNRVPLILVGNKSDLVEHSSMETILPIMNQYSEIETCVECSAKNLKNISELFYYAQKAVLHPTGPLYCPEEKEMMPACVKALTCIFKVSDMDNDGILNDTELNLFQRTCFNTPLAPQALEDVKNVVRRNMADGVQDNGLTLKGFLFLHTLFIQRGRHETTWTVLRRFGYDDDLELTQEYLFPPLKIPPDCTTELNHNAYLFLQSVFDKHDKDRDCALSPEELKDLFRVFPYMPWGPDVNNTVCTNEQGWITYQGYLSQWTLTTYLDVQRCLEYLGYLGYSIIAEQESQAAAITVTRNKRIDLQKKQTQRSVFRCSVFGAKGSGKSGFLQGFLGRNITRQKNIREDHKSYYAISTTYVYGQEKYLLLHEVLPDPDFLSEGDLSCDAVCLVYDISNPRSFEYCARVYKQYFLDSRTPCLVVGAKADLPEVRQQYSLSPLDFCRKHKLHAPQLFTCNTADAPSRDIYTKLTTMAMYPHARLHCMCACNRCTFCICQNLLNSELLRSVKAKLYTALLRCSFSFIWLACVLLLLHAFAS
- the rhot1a gene encoding mitochondrial Rho GTPase 1-A isoform X2; translated protein: MRKDVRILLVGEPKVGKTSLIMSLVGEEFPEEVPLRAEEITIPADVTPERVPTHIVDYSEAEQTDEQLFQEISKANVICIVYAVNNKKSIEKVTSHWIPLISERIDKDNRVPLILVGNKSDLVEHSSMETILPIMNQYSEIETCVECSAKNLKNISELFYYAQKAVLHPTGPLYCPEEKEMMPACVKALTCIFKVSDMDNDGILNDTELNLFQRTCFNTPLAPQALEDVKNVVRRNMADGVQDNGLTLKGFLFLHTLFIQRGRHETTWTVLRRFGYDDDLELTQEYLFPPLKIPPDCTTELNHNAYLFLQSVFDKHDKDRDCALSPEELKDLFRVFPYMPWGPDVNNTVCTNEQGWITYQGYLSQWTLTTYLDVQRCLEYLGYLGYSIIAEQESQAAAITVTRNKRIDLQKKQTQRSVFRCSVFGAKGSGKSGFLQGFLGRNITRQKNIREDHKSYYAISTTYVYGQEKYLLLHEVLPDPDFLSEGDLSCDAVCLVYDISNPRSFEYCARVYKQYFLDSRTPCLVVGAKADLPEVRQQYSLSPLDFCRKHKLHAPQLFTCNTADAPSRDIYTKLTTMAMYPHARLHCMCACNRCTFCICQNLLNSELLRSVKAKLYTALLRHVTQTDLKNSTFWLRASVGATVFAVFGFAVYKALLKQR
- the rhot1a gene encoding mitochondrial Rho GTPase 1-A isoform X1: MRKDVRILLVGEPKVGKTSLIMSLVGEEFPEEVPLRAEEITIPADVTPERVPTHIVDYSEAEQTDEQLFQEISKANVICIVYAVNNKKSIEKVTSHWIPLISERIDKDNRVPLILVGNKSDLVEHSSMETILPIMNQYSEIETCVECSAKNLKNISELFYYAQKAVLHPTGPLYCPEEKEMMPACVKALTCIFKVSDMDNDGILNDTELNLFQRTCFNTPLAPQALEDVKNVVRRNMADGVQDNGLTLKGFLFLHTLFIQRGRHETTWTVLRRFGYDDDLELTQEYLFPPLKIPPDCTTELNHNAYLFLQSVFDKHDKDRDCALSPEELKDLFRVFPYMPWGPDVNNTVCTNEQGWITYQGYLSQWTLTTYLDVQRCLEYLGYLGYSIIAEQESQAAAITVTRNKRIDLQKKQTQRSVFRCSVFGAKGSGKSGFLQGFLGRNITRQKNIREDHKSYYAISTTYVYGQEKYLLLHEVLPDPDFLSEGDLSCDAVCLVYDISNPRSFEYCARVYKQYFLDSRTPCLVVGAKADLPEVRQQYSLSPLDFCRKHKLHAPQLFTCNTADAPSRDIYTKLTTMAMYPHARLHCMCACNRCTFCICQNLLNSELLRSVKAKLYTALLRLRPYMDELGAFLLAAEDASLIQQVHDVSHVEESIYMESSVDSYAPRHVTQTDLKNSTFWLRASVGATVFAVFGFAVYKALLKQR